The following are encoded together in the uncultured Sphaerochaeta sp. genome:
- a CDS encoding carbohydrate ABC transporter permease, producing the protein MLKARNLRENLEKKNTYKSRGNLIILIIMLAVTVVYLYPFLIMLFVSMKSPKEALISPNTFPKDIRIENYFTVIKLMKFHQPLFNSVLITSVAILVVILLGSMAAFILAKSKMRLSLGLYYFFVAGIMIPFYTALVPIVKIMSLLNLTDSRLGLAIAFAGRAMPMALFMFYGFIKGTPDSIIESAVIDGAEKGTIYWYIVFPLLKPITTTIVILDALWFWNSFLFPMLMLSSPAKRTIPLSQYFFTSAYGTQWELAFASYIIAMIPILALYIFGQKNIISGISSGAVKG; encoded by the coding sequence ATGTTAAAAGCTAGAAATCTCAGGGAAAACCTGGAAAAGAAAAACACGTACAAATCACGGGGCAACCTGATTATTTTAATCATCATGCTCGCTGTTACCGTAGTTTATTTATATCCGTTTCTCATTATGCTCTTTGTCTCTATGAAGAGTCCAAAGGAAGCCTTAATCAGTCCGAATACCTTTCCAAAGGATATCCGAATTGAGAATTACTTCACTGTTATAAAACTCATGAAGTTCCACCAGCCTCTCTTCAACTCGGTACTCATAACCTCTGTGGCAATACTCGTAGTAATTCTACTGGGGAGTATGGCAGCCTTTATTCTTGCAAAATCCAAAATGAGGTTATCGCTTGGCCTGTATTATTTTTTCGTTGCAGGGATCATGATTCCTTTTTATACAGCGCTGGTACCCATCGTGAAGATTATGTCCTTGTTGAATCTCACCGATTCTCGACTGGGCCTTGCTATTGCCTTTGCAGGAAGAGCAATGCCGATGGCATTGTTCATGTTCTATGGTTTCATCAAGGGAACTCCTGATTCGATTATCGAATCTGCAGTTATCGACGGAGCAGAGAAGGGAACGATCTATTGGTATATCGTATTCCCCCTCCTGAAGCCAATTACCACCACGATTGTCATCCTTGATGCCCTGTGGTTCTGGAATTCTTTCCTATTCCCTATGCTGATGCTTAGTTCCCCCGCAAAAAGGACTATTCCTCTCAGCCAATACTTCTTCACCAGTGCATATGGTACTCAATGGGAGCTTGCTTTTGCTTCGTACATCATCGCAATGATACCCATTCTGGCACTGTACATTTTCGGACAAAAAAACATCATCAGCGGAATTTCTTCTGGTGCAGTTAAGGGGTAA